Proteins from a genomic interval of Arthrobacter sp. CAN_C5:
- a CDS encoding amino acid ABC transporter permease — protein MDNFLSLFETYDVAGAFWVNIQLTFWAAIWSFILGTILALMRISPIASLQWFGAAYVNIFRNTPLTVIIAFGVLGLWGQLNVVLAEDFQVNFLRLAILGLSIYHAAFVCEAIRSGVNTVPLGQAEAARAIGLSFLPAARLVILPQALRGAVAPLGNVLIALTKNSTVAFAGSVVESSNLMKEMIEFRGDLVIPIFFVFAMGFVIIVVPIGLLTTWLSKKLAVAR, from the coding sequence ATGGATAATTTCCTATCGCTCTTTGAGACGTACGACGTCGCAGGAGCGTTCTGGGTCAATATCCAGCTGACGTTTTGGGCCGCTATCTGGTCATTTATCCTGGGAACCATTCTTGCGCTGATGCGCATCTCGCCGATCGCCAGCCTGCAGTGGTTCGGGGCAGCGTACGTGAACATCTTCCGGAACACACCGCTCACGGTGATTATTGCCTTCGGTGTTCTCGGGCTCTGGGGGCAGCTGAACGTTGTCCTGGCCGAAGACTTCCAGGTGAACTTTCTCCGCCTCGCCATCCTGGGGCTGAGTATCTACCACGCCGCTTTCGTCTGTGAAGCGATCCGCAGCGGCGTGAACACCGTCCCGCTCGGCCAGGCCGAGGCCGCCCGTGCCATCGGGCTCAGCTTCCTCCCGGCTGCACGCCTGGTCATCCTCCCCCAGGCGCTCCGCGGCGCCGTCGCACCGCTGGGTAACGTCCTGATCGCCCTCACCAAGAACTCGACTGTCGCATTTGCTGGGTCTGTCGTCGAGTCATCGAACCTGATGAAGGAAATGATCGAGTTCAGAGGCGACCTGGTGATCCCGATCTTCTTCGTCTTCGCCATGGGGTTCGTGATCATCGTGGTCCCCATTGGCCTGCTGACAACCTGGTTGTCGAAGAAACTGGCGGTGGCACGATGA
- a CDS encoding glutamate ABC transporter substrate-binding protein — protein MRKPRYAVAAMAAAAALTLSACGGGDEASDDTGSEAASDSIRIGIKFDQPGLGFDEGGEYSGFDVDVAKYVAAELGYEEDQIEFVEAPSANRENLLSTGEVDMIFATYSITDERKETVDFAGPYFVAGQDLLVRADDEEITGPEALTGKNLCSVAGSTSAARINEEFGADANLVEQPGYAECVSLMGGGQIDAVTTDDIILAGLASQEANAGNFKVVGNPFSEENYGVGLPKGSDMCEDINAAIVQMIDDGAWEDAIMANTEGADYSYNEELNPPEPDACA, from the coding sequence ATGCGCAAGCCCCGTTATGCAGTAGCCGCCATGGCTGCTGCAGCCGCACTCACCCTTTCCGCCTGTGGCGGAGGGGACGAGGCCAGCGACGACACCGGTTCGGAAGCAGCCTCCGACAGCATCCGCATCGGTATCAAGTTCGACCAGCCGGGACTCGGCTTCGATGAGGGCGGCGAGTACTCCGGCTTCGACGTCGACGTGGCCAAGTACGTAGCCGCTGAACTTGGCTACGAAGAGGATCAGATCGAATTCGTTGAGGCTCCCTCAGCCAACCGTGAAAACCTGCTCTCCACCGGCGAGGTGGACATGATCTTCGCGACCTACTCCATCACCGACGAGCGCAAAGAGACCGTCGATTTCGCCGGACCCTACTTCGTCGCTGGCCAGGACCTCCTCGTCCGCGCCGATGATGAAGAGATTACGGGCCCGGAGGCGCTGACCGGCAAGAACCTCTGCTCAGTTGCCGGTTCAACCTCGGCCGCACGCATCAACGAAGAGTTCGGCGCTGACGCGAACCTGGTGGAGCAGCCCGGCTACGCGGAGTGTGTCTCACTGATGGGCGGCGGCCAGATTGACGCCGTCACCACCGATGACATCATCCTGGCCGGCCTCGCCTCCCAGGAAGCCAACGCTGGCAACTTCAAGGTGGTCGGTAACCCGTTCTCCGAGGAGAACTACGGAGTTGGCCTCCCCAAGGGCAGCGACATGTGTGAAGACATCAACGCCGCGATCGTCCAGATGATCGACGACGGCGCCTGGGAAGATGCCATCATGGCCAACACCGAGGGTGCTGACTACTCATACAACGAAGAACTGAACCCACCAGAACCTGACGCCTGCGCCTAG